ttcggtaagattgtcacaagctagagtttcaaattaatcagccaagaccagagccatgtagaattgtggttgtacggttttcatgggtggttctccatgttccaattaattcataatattatcataaataagcatagataggaggatggttagggtcacttgcctttctccaacgaaaagctactcttactgctcttcagcttttgctcacttggaatccttggttcttcaatcttcaaacaacgattcttctactcgaagcaaacatcgggcaaccatacaaagcaaacaagtacatCTAAgcacaatacaccaaaacaaaacaaaagctttaaaagagcatactgaaggatagggctcgctgctacggttacTAGGGCGCAAGAAACgcgaaaaacggagctaaaacgatgattctatgggataaacggTGAGTCAGGAATTTATTAGTCACGATTAACCAAATGGTTAAGAACTAACataaaagatttgtaagacccAATAAAGTGTACTCACAGAAGATAACAAAGTGATAAGGCTACTGTGCACATGTTGTAAGGATCACGCGAGCAcaagaatcgctgaaaacggagttgaaacatgaaagatatggctaaaacagtgcACCAGGGATTTGTTTGTGCGAGTTTTGAACTTCCACGGGCTAGCATCAAAGAAATCAGGGGCTAAAAACCTAATTAAACCCTATACACAGGGGCTAACAagcaaaaacaaggtctagggatGGCGGGTCCTATTTCTGGGAAAGACATGGgctaaaacagaaaagaaaggacCTAAacctaattacttttgaactacgctggaccgcgggttgatttcctaGAAACTGGGggggttcttttgcaaaagagactAGGTTTGACCGGTATCTGGTCTGGTTGACTCGGTTTGGATCCGATCGAGGCTGTTGGATCGAGATCGAATGGTGGCAGCTGCTTGGgcggagcgagcggcggcgccggcgccggcggcgaggcaggggcggcggcgcgtggcggcgggTCGCCGGCGTAGGCCGTAAACGGCCGTCCGGGCATGGTTGGGCTCGGGTTTTTGGACAGGGAGCACGCGGGCACGTTGGCGAACGCGTTGGCCGGGTTCTGGTGGCAAGTAGACACGGCGGGGGGGGGCATGCTTGGCGGCGAGGCATCGAGGCGGAGCGACGGTGAGCGATTGTCGCGGCGAGGAGGCACGTGAGAGAGGGAAAAGGGGCTGGAGAGCATGCTCACCCTACGGAGAAGCTTCTGGGACACGCGAGCGTCGAGGTGAGGCAGAGGAGTGGCGGGTCCGCGTCGAGCCCGAGCTCGGCGGctccgttggcggcggcgcagctagGGTTACGCTAGGAAAGGTGGCGGCACGAGTAGAGGGGTTCAAGGGGGAGCAGGTGGCTTCTATTTATAGGGCACAAGGtccccttggcgtgcgcgccacgGCGCGGGCGAGACGGGGTGCAGCCGAACTCTGCGAGAGTCCGAGCTCATCCCGAGCTCGGGGACGAccccgacaggcggggcccgcctgtcggcggcggagaggggagagggagggggcgtCGGGCTGGGCTTCGTGGGAGAGGAAGGTGGACCGGCAGAGGAGTTTTGGGCCgcgggaaaaaggaaaaagaaggaGAGAGGAAGATGGGCTGGGCCAAAAGGGTatagggaaaagagagagaggttacttcttttttttcaacaaaagattcaaacaattcaattcaaatttaaattcaagagaaTTTAAACTCGAGTTGAACAacaagaaataaaataatgcattgcggcatgaatgcaacacaaaagaaCAACCTTATTTAACTTATTTAGAAGACaataaattattattatttttaatactaaattccctgtgaagaaaataagtgttgaaatttttttaaaattattgttttatttttaatttaatcacatcctgaaattcaaaaatttcacgGTGTGAAAACCACAGCCCGGGGcaagcgacggcgacgacgcggcCACGGGAGGCGCAACCCCGCCCCGAGCCGAGCGGCCACCAGGCAACAGGCCACCCCAGTACCAGGGCCAAGCCTCAGGGcgatgcgggcggcggcgctccgcgcCCACCCAGATTCGAGGCCCCAGCGGCGTGGGCGGTTCGCCAGCGGGCCAGgcaggcgcgagcggcggccgacAGCCGCTCGTGCCTGCCTGGCCCGCTGGCGAACAGCCCACGCCGCTGGGGCCAAAGGAGGGCGTGCCCCAAACAGATCCACCCCAAGGGGACCCAAATCCGGCGAAAGGACGCACGGGAGGCCCCACACGGTGGCGACCGGAGGCCAGCGGCGACGccccgacgcggcggccggcgaagaCGAAGGAGTGGCGCCCCGGCCAGATCCGCCCCGGGGGACCCAGATCCGTCGAAGGGGCACCCAGCATGCCCCCGACAGCGGCGaccggaggccggcgacggCACAAGACAGCAGCAGTGTCGATGTTTGCAGGTTGAGGGtgaaggggaggggaggaggcgaaagagaagagaaggaggtGAGCAAGGCCGGCTTTGGCCCTGTCgcgggccgccaccgccggtggcTGCCGGAGGCGCTTGGGAGGCGCGGGAAaatcgcccccccccccgaagGGGTGAGGGGGAGGCTATTGCTCAGCACCTGTCCCCGTTAAGGCCTTAACTAACCCGAATGCGatcaccccctccccccttcccctccccccaAAAAAATGTTGTCTAGCTCTTAAGGTCACATTTTATATTTCGCATCGGCATCTTGGAAACTTTGATACAGCCCCAGCGAGCGCATTTGATGTGATGATGAGGATATAACACCTTGGATTAGATTGTGACAATTTAATCTAGGGCGATTAATATAGCGAGCGCATTTGATGAGATGAAAATTGGTATCTAGTATTTTACACAAAACATCTGGGTTAGATTATGACTATTAATCGCGATCCGAATTAGAGGGTTTAGTGTAAAACTGCCATTCAGTATTTTACATTAGGCACACTGGATTGGATTGTGATTATTAATCGCGGTACGAATTAgaaatttaatataaaactgaCATCCGGTATTTTACATAAAACACCCTGGATTGGATAGTTAGGGTCCCatctggaaaaaaaaatttgcagcgACCCCACGCCCGAGTCCCGGCGCCCCCTCCaggcccgcctccgccgctgcccctgTTCAGGGCGGGGAAACCCATTCCGCGTCGATCTATGAGgacgtgtttagttcccaaaaattttcacctcgaaattGGTGACTTTCTCTTTGGACAGatgcatggagcactaaatgtaattaaattacaaaactaattatacagtttggatgtacacgacgagacgaatcttttgagcctaattagtgcatgattagccacaaagtgctacagtaaccccgcatgtgctaatgatgcgttcaaaggcctcaaaagattcgtctcgcggtttccaagtgagttctgaaattagttttttaattagtgttcaaaAAATcttcccgacatctggtcaaaccgttgatgtgacaaaaaaaaatttgtttggGACTAAACGGCCCCTCAATGGCTCCTCCAAATGTCAGAAGCCGGAGCCGACGCTCCTGTTGCTGGGGAGCTTTGCCGCTACGGAGCACGACGCGGGGGCCGGCCTGGGACCGGGAGCACGCGACGCGACGGTGTCGCCGCCCCGGGGTCCGCGCGGACACTCGACGAATAtgaggcggcgaggtggcaaAAAGCAAGACGACCTCCGAACTCCGATTTGGAGCtgggggcggcggagggcgtgGAACGCAGAACCGCGGGAGGGGAAGAGGACGCGAGAGAACGCAGAGCGGGAGCGCAGAGCCGCGGGAGCGTAGAACGACCGAAGCGGAAGACCGCCGGGAGGCGGGAGCCGAAGCGTGAGAGCGGAGCGGAGGTCGGGGACCCGACGCTGTTCTTACTGAAGAATACTAACATTTAGGTACGCTCAATCTTACTGATGAATGCCTGTTCCTTACAGATTCTAAGACTAatgtttcaaataaaaaaaagttacatctcagattcaatttttttttgagttttcaCCATTCATCTCTTACCAAACCACAAGATTTCCCAAACGGAATCCTTTTCGGGTTTCAGATTTATTAAATATGAAGGCTATTCAGGTGCTTCAAAAAACTGTACATGAGAAGAACATGACAGATGTGCAATAGATAGATACAAACTAAAATCAACAGAAAGGAACAGAGAGacagagacaaaaaaaaaatagtaataaCACTAGGAAAAGAACAAAATGTCTGCTTAAatgtcaacaacaacaacaatgtgaCTTCTTAACTACACATAAGAATGTTGCTCGTCAAGCATTCAACATGTACACCATCAAACGCCTGTCTTGGAAGTAATATGTGTATATACAGCAACGGTAGGCTTTACACACTTTTGAAGACAAACTACACACTTGATAGAGCGAGAGAACCAAGCAATCATGGATTGACGTTATTCACTTTCTGCTCGGTGTGACTCGGGATGTTTCTTAGGCTCCAAAGCATCCAATGAGTTTTTTGGGAGCGTGGCTGGTGGCGCGGTACTTGGCAGCCATCTCCTCGGCCTTCAGGACCTCCTCGCCGCGTTTTGCTTCGACCATGGCCCGCTTCTCTTCGGCTTCCTTGTGGATGATTGCGATCTTGTTCTTCATCTTCTCAGCATATTCAGCCTTCTTCTTTTCCAGTTGCTCCTGGAGAAGTGTAAATTAAACTAGCTGAGATGTTATCATATCTGAGGGGGAAATGCCATATAGTTCTACCAAACTATCCTTTTCTGTGCAACTGTTATCAGCGGGGCTCAAGTCTCTGTTCAAATATGAGGCAAGGTATGCTTAAAGTTAAAACTTGAGAGGTAGAGGAGGGAGAAAACGAAATTACCTCAATCTTCTTCAGTTCAGCTTCTATGTTCGCTTTCTTTGTGTTCTCCCATGAAAGAATAGCAGATATTTTTTTAGAAGCCCTGTCACAAGATTCAAGTTAGAAATTTTCAAATCACTTCCCTACAGATTATATCAACATCTACTGGATATCAAGAACACATAGAtgtgaagtttttttttaaaaaaataatgtcCCAGTTTAGGAACTGTGTCATCCTTTTTGCTATTCTGGTTTGGATTGAGTAGAAGTTTATATCCACACTACCCTGGTCGTAATGCTAGAAATATCATTCACATAGACTTGTAGAAAGCTTCCAATTCCCTTGATGAAAGAATTATAGATAACTGAAGAATGCTTTTTGCAAAGATGCATATACTGTTACGGACAAATAACGGTTCCACTGAAAAGGAGTTCAAGGGAATTGAAAGAGGTAAGCAGCATACTTGTTCTCAGCTTTTGTCTTTTCATTCTCTTCCCATGCTTTGATCAAAGAGTTTCTCTTCTCAGTTTCCACTCTTGCAAGAGCGAGATCTGCAGACCAAATTTAGGTTCTTAATATGCGTAATAGTTGTACTTGATAACAACAAGACAATTATTCAACACTTACCTCTGTCATTGGAGCTCCCTTGCTTTTCAGCTGCAGGCTTCTCTGCAGCAGGTTCATCTGCAACCTCTGGAAATACAGAAAAGTAGAGAACTTTATGAGCTATACAGAAGCATGTTTGCTTTTGGGCAAAAAATAAactcagatgcatgaagaaaattTTCTGAACAATTTTAtatagaagaaaagaaagaagctaGCAACTGTATGAGCTATACAGAAGCATGTTTGCTTCTGGGCAAAAAATAAACTCAGATGCATGAACAAAATTTTCTGAACAATTTATATAGAAGAAAGAAGCTAGCAACTGTCTGTATATTGATGAAATGATCCGACGCAACCCATTAGCATCCAAgataaaaattataatttttaaCTATGCTACTATCCTTGTAGAGGAGCATGACAGCACGTGCTTGAGATTGCCAACACAAGTTATTTCTATCCAGGTCCTGTGCACCTGCTGCTCAGATAGCTTGTGACTTGTGTAGTAAGAAAGATTGTacattttttcctttctcttgtTTGACTGGTACATCCCTGCTTGCGTCAGATTGATCTTATTCTGAATGACACGAACTACAAAATGTTGATAACCGTAGAAACCTACTGCAGCCTTTTCAGGAAGGCAATGACCAAATGATGACGTAGTGTACCAACTCTAAGCACCCAATCATCAGTCTTCTGAAGATCCTTGACTGGGTCTCCAATTTTCCAGCATGGTTAATGAAAATAATATCAAAGAACAACTGAACTCTGAACTAGTGACTACAATTGTTTATGACGTGAATCTTCATCTACGCATTATACTAGTCTCTTGGCATCTTGCTTAGTTTCCTTCCCTCGAAAAATTAGCTAGTTCCAGCAAGGCAGCTCTGGTTTTGCATTAGTGTGGTTTTGTAGTATTAGATATAGGCATATAACAAAAGATGGATCGACATGATAAAAGAGAAACCAGAGGGCAGCAAAAATTGCCTGGTTTGCCAGATGAAATCTGACCACCCATTGTGTTCTGTTGATTATTTGTTCATTATTAGCCATTTAAAACAATAGAAGTACATTGAATTTCCACGAGCGTATCTTTTATCTCTGCATAAGCATTAGGGAAAATGAATGC
This sequence is a window from Panicum virgatum strain AP13 chromosome 7K, P.virgatum_v5, whole genome shotgun sequence. Protein-coding genes within it:
- the LOC120641349 gene encoding remorin-like, encoding MAEEEAKKVEVEVAQEPEAAPAPAAEPAKEDVAEEKAVIPATEPPAAEEKPAADSKALAIVEKVADEPAAEKPAAEKQGSSNDRDLALARVETEKRNSLIKAWEENEKTKAENKASKKISAILSWENTKKANIEAELKKIEEQLEKKKAEYAEKMKNKIAIIHKEAEEKRAMVEAKRGEEVLKAEEMAAKYRATSHAPKKLIGCFGA